One Calditrichia bacterium DNA window includes the following coding sequences:
- a CDS encoding T9SS type A sorting domain-containing protein has product MTQNRFYLSLLTILIWTPIFGQSLPTDSSTIFSGSGNCALCHTPGEPNLNALVSPTGEDISPPTFWRSTMMANAAKDPLFRAKVSAEVAENPALQAVIEDKCTTCHAPMGRTEAHANGAAFYSIAEMAADPLAMDGVSCTTCHQIKDVGLGTDSSFSGHYVIENDRIIYGPYHNMLGTPMQTTVNYSPQFGAQMTRSEICATCHTLFTPTLDDGGQIIGEFPEQTPYLEWKNSVYPAQNVECQTCHMPATDYPVTISNRPFFLANQSPFFLHYFVGGNTFMLNMLKSHGAEIGVTATADQFDSTIARTRRMLQNQTIRLSADYRWTDDDSLQIAVAIENLAGHKFPTGFPSRRAWIYLSVTDDSEDVLFESGAFDPQTGQIDDLESPFEPHHQLITDDDQVQIYQSVMGDVNGDVTHILLRGHQYLKDNRLPPQGFTAQGAYFDTTAIFGAAASDPNFNRSSVSEGTGADSIFYRIGELQRSETYQIAVKVYYQTASPEFVAHLGSYATPEVATFMGYYHQASKVPEMLDSLALITTPASLPDDDLLPQTVVLRDAYPNPFNPQTTIGFTLAQPMQIELSVFNISGQKVATLASGRFTAGEHSVIFVAENLASGVYFYRLQTETGIHLVKKALLLR; this is encoded by the coding sequence ATGACACAGAACCGATTTTACCTAAGCCTGTTAACAATCTTAATTTGGACACCGATTTTCGGGCAAAGTTTGCCGACGGATTCCTCAACAATTTTTAGCGGATCGGGCAATTGCGCCCTTTGCCACACGCCCGGCGAGCCAAATCTTAATGCGTTGGTGAGCCCCACCGGCGAAGATATTTCCCCGCCGACATTTTGGCGATCGACGATGATGGCAAACGCCGCAAAAGATCCGCTGTTCCGGGCGAAAGTGAGCGCAGAAGTGGCGGAAAATCCCGCGCTGCAAGCCGTCATCGAAGATAAGTGCACAACCTGCCACGCGCCGATGGGCCGCACCGAAGCGCATGCCAACGGCGCCGCATTTTATTCAATTGCGGAAATGGCTGCCGATCCGCTGGCGATGGACGGGGTGAGTTGCACCACCTGCCATCAAATAAAAGATGTCGGATTGGGCACAGACAGCAGTTTTTCCGGTCACTACGTTATCGAAAATGACCGGATAATTTACGGCCCGTATCACAATATGCTGGGCACGCCGATGCAAACAACGGTAAATTATTCACCGCAATTTGGTGCGCAAATGACTCGCTCGGAAATTTGCGCCACCTGCCACACGCTGTTCACGCCAACGCTGGATGATGGCGGGCAAATTATCGGCGAATTTCCCGAGCAAACGCCGTATCTGGAGTGGAAAAACAGCGTTTATCCCGCACAAAATGTCGAATGCCAAACCTGCCACATGCCCGCAACGGATTATCCGGTAACGATCTCCAACCGCCCGTTTTTTCTGGCGAATCAATCGCCGTTTTTTCTGCATTATTTTGTTGGCGGGAACACGTTTATGTTAAATATGCTGAAATCGCACGGCGCGGAAATTGGCGTAACGGCAACTGCAGATCAGTTTGACAGCACCATCGCCCGCACCCGCCGGATGCTCCAAAACCAGACCATCCGACTGAGCGCAGATTATCGCTGGACAGATGACGATTCGCTGCAAATTGCTGTTGCAATCGAAAATTTGGCGGGGCACAAATTTCCCACCGGATTCCCCAGTCGGCGGGCGTGGATTTACCTTTCTGTAACGGATGACAGCGAGGATGTGCTGTTCGAATCCGGCGCTTTCGATCCGCAAACCGGACAAATTGACGATCTCGAATCACCCTTTGAGCCGCATCATCAATTGATAACAGACGATGACCAGGTTCAGATTTATCAAAGCGTTATGGGCGACGTGAACGGCGACGTTACCCACATTTTGCTGCGCGGACATCAATATTTGAAAGACAACCGGCTGCCGCCGCAGGGTTTCACGGCGCAGGGCGCATATTTCGATACCACCGCAATTTTTGGCGCAGCGGCGAGCGATCCGAATTTCAACCGGAGCAGCGTTTCCGAGGGCACCGGCGCGGACAGTATTTTTTATCGCATCGGCGAATTGCAGCGCAGCGAAACCTATCAAATTGCCGTGAAAGTTTACTATCAAACCGCATCGCCGGAATTTGTGGCGCATTTGGGCAGCTACGCCACGCCGGAAGTGGCAACGTTTATGGGATATTACCATCAGGCATCCAAAGTGCCGGAAATGCTGGATTCGCTGGCGCTGATCACCACGCCCGCCAGTTTGCCGGACGATGATTTACTACCGCAAACTGTGGTGTTACGCGATGCGTATCCGAATCCCTTCAACCCGCAAACCACGATTGGATTCACTTTGGCGCAACCGATGCAAATTGAGTTGAGTGTGTTCAATATTTCCGGGCAGAAAGTGGCCACGCTCGCCAGCGGAAGGTTTACTGCCGGTGAGCATTCGGTGATATTTGTCGCGGAAAACCTAGCTTCCGGGGTTTATTTTTACCGGTTGCAAACGGAGACGGGCATCCATCTCGTTAAAAAAGCGTTGCTGCTGCGCTGA
- a CDS encoding response regulator transcription factor: MENSKRILIIEDDPNIASVIEIHLKDLGYDLHCAYDGQAGLQKALENDYALIILDLMLPKLGGLEVCKGIRDHNKFTPILMLTARTEELDKVLGLEVGADDYITKPFGIREFIARVKAIFRRIEADKKQMVADGERTQLDFAELSIDLDRRKVTVAGQIVELTAKEFDLLSLFAKNPGKTYNRHALLDMVWGYQYDGYDHTVNSHINRLRNKIERDPANPRFIKTLWGVGYRFSEASELES, encoded by the coding sequence ATGGAAAATTCGAAACGAATTTTAATCATCGAAGATGATCCCAACATCGCCAGCGTGATCGAAATTCACCTGAAAGATTTGGGTTACGATCTGCACTGCGCATACGACGGGCAAGCCGGATTGCAAAAAGCGCTGGAAAACGATTACGCATTGATTATTCTGGACTTAATGCTGCCAAAACTTGGCGGGCTGGAGGTGTGCAAAGGCATTCGTGATCACAACAAATTTACCCCTATTCTGATGCTCACCGCCCGCACGGAAGAATTGGACAAAGTGCTCGGGCTGGAAGTGGGTGCGGATGATTACATCACGAAACCATTCGGGATTCGCGAATTTATCGCACGGGTGAAAGCGATTTTCAGACGCATCGAAGCCGATAAAAAACAAATGGTTGCGGACGGCGAACGCACCCAACTGGATTTCGCGGAGTTAAGCATCGATCTCGATCGCCGAAAAGTGACCGTAGCCGGTCAAATAGTCGAGCTGACCGCGAAAGAATTCGATTTACTCTCGCTGTTCGCTAAAAATCCCGGCAAAACCTACAATCGCCATGCGCTGCTGGACATGGTTTGGGGGTATCAATACGATGGTTACGATCACACGGTGAACTCGCACATCAACCGGCTGCGCAATAAAATTGAGCGCGATCCGGCAAATCCACGATTTATCAAAACGCTGTGGGGTGTGGGTTACCGCTTTTCCGAAGCTTCGGAGCTGGAATCATGA
- a CDS encoding M2 family metallopeptidase: protein MKRIVLLLAGLVLIGCADVPQQAQQFLDSYTTEFQKLYYASAKAEWHSNIYIVEGDNSAEEATKAANEALANFTGSKENIETARELLKSKDQLTPIQIKQLEAVLYAAANNPQTVPDLVKARIAAEAEQNKNLFGFDFQIHGESVSTNEIDNILKTETNESKRLAAWEASKEVGKSLKDGLANLQKLRNETVQALGYDDYFAYQVSSYGMTTQEMVDLNKQLIADVMPLYRELHTYARYEFAKKYRMKNVPDYLPAHWLPNRWGQDWNAMVEVEGLNLDNVLAEKGDKWLIEQAERFYISMGFEELPESFWELSSLYPLPEGSDHKKNNHASAWHMDLEHDIRCLMSVVPNTDWYETTHHELGHIYYYVAYTNPDVPPLLREGANRAFHEAVGSLLGLAAMQKPFMAHLNLIEPDLKTDEMQQLLKEALNYIVFIPFSAGVMTGFEHELYSNNLPKDQYNAKWWELKKQYQGIVPPGERGEEYCDAASKTHISNDAAQYYDYALSYVQLFQLHNHIATKILKQDPRATNYYGSKEVGEFLNGILKKGASEDWRKLMQEELGEELSAKAMLNYFAPLMDYLKEVNKGRKYTL from the coding sequence ATGAAACGTATTGTTTTGCTTTTGGCTGGCTTGGTGCTCATCGGTTGCGCCGATGTGCCGCAGCAAGCCCAGCAATTTTTGGATAGCTATACAACGGAATTTCAAAAGCTGTATTACGCATCCGCGAAAGCGGAGTGGCATTCCAACATTTACATTGTCGAAGGTGACAACAGCGCAGAGGAAGCAACCAAAGCCGCAAACGAAGCGCTGGCAAATTTCACCGGAAGTAAAGAAAATATCGAAACTGCCCGCGAATTACTGAAAAGCAAAGATCAGCTAACTCCTATTCAAATCAAGCAGTTAGAAGCTGTGTTGTATGCCGCTGCAAACAATCCGCAAACAGTGCCGGATTTGGTCAAAGCCCGCATCGCTGCGGAAGCGGAGCAGAATAAAAACCTGTTCGGATTTGATTTTCAAATTCACGGCGAATCCGTTTCCACCAACGAAATTGACAATATTTTGAAAACGGAAACGAATGAATCCAAACGCCTCGCCGCGTGGGAAGCCAGCAAAGAAGTCGGCAAATCGCTGAAAGACGGTTTGGCGAATCTGCAAAAACTGCGCAACGAAACCGTTCAGGCGCTCGGATATGACGATTATTTTGCCTATCAGGTGTCATCGTACGGCATGACGACGCAGGAAATGGTTGACCTCAACAAACAGTTGATCGCCGATGTGATGCCGCTGTATCGCGAATTGCATACGTATGCACGATACGAATTTGCCAAAAAATATCGCATGAAAAATGTGCCGGATTATCTGCCGGCGCACTGGCTGCCCAACCGCTGGGGACAGGACTGGAACGCGATGGTCGAGGTTGAAGGACTAAATCTCGATAACGTTTTGGCGGAAAAAGGCGACAAATGGCTCATCGAGCAAGCTGAACGTTTTTACATCAGCATGGGATTTGAGGAATTGCCGGAAAGTTTTTGGGAGCTCTCCAGCCTGTATCCGTTGCCGGAAGGTTCGGATCATAAAAAGAACAATCACGCATCCGCGTGGCACATGGATTTGGAACATGACATTCGCTGTTTAATGAGCGTGGTTCCGAATACGGATTGGTACGAAACCACCCATCACGAACTCGGACACATATATTATTACGTAGCTTACACCAATCCGGACGTGCCGCCGCTGCTGCGCGAAGGCGCTAACCGCGCGTTTCACGAAGCCGTTGGCAGCCTGTTGGGATTGGCTGCGATGCAAAAGCCGTTCATGGCGCACCTCAATTTGATCGAGCCGGATCTGAAAACCGATGAAATGCAGCAGTTGCTCAAAGAAGCGCTGAATTACATTGTTTTTATCCCGTTTTCTGCCGGTGTGATGACCGGATTTGAGCACGAATTGTATTCCAATAATTTGCCGAAAGACCAGTACAACGCCAAATGGTGGGAGCTTAAAAAGCAGTATCAGGGCATCGTTCCGCCGGGCGAGCGCGGCGAGGAATATTGCGATGCGGCATCCAAAACGCACATCAGCAACGATGCGGCGCAATATTACGATTACGCGCTGTCGTATGTGCAGTTGTTCCAGTTGCACAACCACATCGCCACCAAAATATTGAAACAGGATCCGCGTGCCACCAATTATTACGGCAGCAAAGAAGTCGGCGAATTTTTGAACGGCATTTTGAAAAAAGGTGCCAGCGAAGATTGGCGAAAACTGATGCAGGAAGAACTCGGCGAAGAGCTGAGTGCCAAAGCCATGCTCAACTATTTCGCGCCGCTGATGGATTATTTGAAAGAAGTGAACAAGGGTCGGAAATATACGCTGTAA
- a CDS encoding peptidase M14, whose product MKSRFLQLFIVLTVAVLVAFADEQPDWRTDYEKSGYLETPRYAATIDYCQRLAAASDWVQFASFGKSPQGRDLPLLIVDKNGNFDPAAVRKSGNLVLLIQNGIHSGEIDGKDASLMLIREMVITKKLAHLLDGVTAIFIPIFNVDGHENVSEYNRLNQNGPAEMGFRATAQNLNLNRDFLKAESPEMRAWLQLFNQWLPDFLVDNHVTDGSDHQYVLTYGVETNDNVAEPLRRWTTGVFQPKIEQQMLADKQPVMRYFSMKERPEIINGVVMEPYSPRYSTGYGAVQNRVFLLVETHALKDYRTRVTGNYLLMQHLFELLNSEKTTLQSINRETDDITARQLSGTTLPLDYVVNYRDTTWVDFLGIDYDMVPSDISGSNWVKYNGKPRTMRLPSFQHSDMSESAEMPFAYLIPKEWQFQIETLKAHGVAVQYLQKPQQLSVQSYRLNNPVWRSRPFEGHLMVSFTPETINQTRDYPAGTAVILMNQRTNRVIAALLEPHAPDSFVRWGYWNTIFERKEYGEDYVLEAIAREMIAQNPELKNEFEEALANDPEMAANRWSRLYYFYAKTPYFEDLGIYPVGKLMKATALPLVTE is encoded by the coding sequence ATGAAAAGCCGTTTTCTTCAATTATTTATTGTGCTGACTGTTGCTGTTTTGGTTGCGTTCGCCGATGAACAACCGGACTGGCGCACCGATTACGAGAAATCGGGATATCTGGAAACGCCACGCTATGCGGCAACCATCGATTATTGTCAGCGATTGGCTGCGGCTTCGGATTGGGTGCAGTTTGCCAGCTTCGGCAAAAGCCCACAAGGTCGCGATCTGCCGCTGCTCATCGTGGATAAAAACGGCAATTTCGATCCGGCGGCGGTGCGCAAATCGGGCAATCTGGTGCTGCTCATCCAAAACGGCATTCACTCCGGCGAAATCGACGGGAAAGATGCCAGCCTGATGCTCATCCGCGAAATGGTCATCACCAAAAAACTGGCGCATCTGCTGGACGGCGTGACCGCCATTTTTATCCCCATTTTTAATGTGGACGGGCACGAAAACGTCAGCGAATACAACCGGCTGAATCAAAACGGACCGGCGGAAATGGGCTTCCGCGCAACTGCGCAAAATCTCAATCTCAACCGCGATTTTCTGAAAGCAGAATCGCCGGAAATGCGCGCATGGCTGCAATTGTTCAACCAATGGCTGCCCGATTTTCTGGTGGATAATCACGTAACAGATGGCTCCGATCACCAATATGTGCTCACCTACGGCGTGGAAACCAACGATAACGTTGCCGAACCGCTGCGCCGCTGGACAACCGGTGTGTTCCAGCCCAAAATAGAACAGCAAATGCTGGCGGATAAACAGCCGGTGATGCGCTATTTTTCCATGAAAGAACGTCCGGAAATCATCAACGGCGTGGTGATGGAGCCATACAGCCCGCGCTATTCCACCGGGTACGGCGCAGTGCAAAACCGCGTATTTTTGCTGGTGGAAACCCACGCACTGAAAGATTATCGCACCCGCGTTACCGGCAATTATCTGCTGATGCAACATTTGTTTGAATTGCTAAATTCAGAAAAAACAACGTTACAAAGTATCAATCGCGAAACCGATGATATCACGGCAAGGCAACTTTCCGGCACAACACTGCCGCTGGATTACGTCGTAAATTATCGCGATACGACGTGGGTGGATTTTTTGGGCATCGATTACGATATGGTGCCCAGCGACATTTCCGGCAGCAATTGGGTGAAATACAACGGAAAGCCGCGAACGATGCGCCTCCCCTCATTCCAGCATTCCGATATGAGCGAATCCGCCGAAATGCCCTTTGCTTACCTCATTCCCAAAGAATGGCAATTTCAAATTGAAACGCTAAAAGCGCACGGCGTGGCTGTGCAGTATTTGCAAAAACCGCAACAATTGTCGGTGCAAAGCTATCGATTGAATAATCCGGTGTGGCGTTCCCGCCCGTTTGAGGGACATTTGATGGTCAGTTTCACACCGGAAACCATCAACCAAACCCGCGATTATCCGGCGGGAACTGCGGTAATTTTGATGAACCAACGCACCAATCGCGTGATTGCCGCGTTACTGGAACCGCATGCGCCGGATTCGTTTGTTCGTTGGGGATACTGGAACACCATTTTCGAGCGGAAGGAATATGGCGAAGATTACGTTTTGGAAGCCATCGCGCGGGAAATGATTGCACAAAATCCCGAACTAAAAAATGAATTTGAGGAAGCGTTGGCCAACGATCCGGAAATGGCCGCCAATCGCTGGTCACGATTGTATTATTTTTACGCCAAAACACCGTATTTTGAAGATTTGGGCATTTATCCGGTGGGCAAATTAATGAAAGCAACAGCATTGCCACTGGTTACCGAGTAA
- a CDS encoding HAMP domain-containing protein — translation MKFWQTFYGKLSGIFLLLLVVMGLTLMFITISASRNFQSQTDQQLNKNLAKNMAPELLPAMTDSLNLAEMEHLIHYIMVLNPKIEIYVLDSTGNILAFFAEPHKKVQQNAVNLDPVMQFLGQSGNNLVLGDDPRHPSRQKPFSAAPVKIGAQSGYLYIITESEQFDTTASVLRGDFLTRTIAKGLLLSILVTGVIGLILFALLTRRIRHMNEVVQDFEQGQLKRRVGKSASDEIGQLGISFNRMANTIEANLAELKKTDQLRRDLIANVSHDLRSPLASIKGYIETLQIKEAQLDPEERQKYLNILLNVTGSLNQQVEQLFELSRLDAMQVQPELEPFALGDLVQDVIMKFNVTAEKKGIRLRADVPGGLPQVMADIGLIERALSNLIDNAIRYTPENGTVKIEVVKAKNHLRVEVSDTGVGIDEQDLPLIFDRFYRVEKSRARSTGGAGLGLAITKKIIELHNSAIRVSSQRNVGTTFSFDLATY, via the coding sequence ATGAAATTTTGGCAAACGTTTTACGGCAAACTTTCCGGCATTTTTTTGCTGCTACTGGTTGTGATGGGGCTGACGCTGATGTTCATTACCATTTCCGCATCGCGGAATTTCCAGAGCCAGACGGATCAGCAGCTCAACAAAAATCTGGCGAAAAATATGGCGCCGGAACTGCTCCCGGCAATGACCGACAGCCTGAATCTCGCGGAAATGGAGCACTTGATCCACTACATTATGGTGCTCAATCCCAAAATCGAAATTTATGTATTGGATAGCACGGGCAACATTCTGGCGTTTTTCGCCGAGCCGCACAAAAAAGTGCAGCAAAACGCGGTCAACCTCGATCCGGTGATGCAGTTTTTGGGGCAGTCCGGCAACAATCTGGTTCTCGGCGATGACCCGCGACATCCCTCCCGGCAGAAACCGTTTTCGGCTGCGCCGGTGAAAATCGGTGCGCAATCCGGCTATCTGTACATCATCACCGAAAGCGAACAATTTGATACCACGGCATCCGTTTTGCGGGGCGATTTTCTTACCCGGACCATTGCCAAAGGATTGTTGCTGAGCATCCTCGTTACCGGCGTGATCGGTTTGATTTTGTTTGCGCTACTCACGCGGCGCATTCGCCACATGAACGAAGTGGTGCAGGATTTTGAGCAGGGGCAACTGAAACGGCGGGTGGGAAAATCCGCATCCGACGAAATCGGGCAACTTGGTATCTCGTTCAACCGAATGGCCAATACCATCGAAGCCAACCTCGCGGAGCTCAAAAAAACCGACCAGCTTCGCCGGGATTTGATCGCCAACGTGTCGCACGATTTGCGCAGTCCGCTGGCGTCGATCAAAGGTTACATCGAAACGTTGCAAATCAAAGAGGCGCAACTTGATCCGGAAGAACGGCAGAAATACCTCAATATTTTATTGAACGTGACCGGCTCGCTGAACCAGCAGGTGGAACAATTGTTCGAGCTGTCGCGGCTGGACGCCATGCAGGTACAGCCGGAACTGGAGCCGTTTGCGCTGGGCGATTTGGTTCAGGATGTGATCATGAAATTCAACGTGACGGCGGAGAAAAAGGGCATCCGGCTACGCGCCGATGTGCCGGGCGGGTTGCCGCAAGTAATGGCGGATATCGGGCTGATCGAACGCGCGCTGTCCAATTTGATCGACAATGCCATTCGTTACACACCGGAAAACGGCACTGTAAAAATTGAGGTAGTGAAAGCCAAAAATCATCTGCGTGTAGAGGTTTCCGATACCGGTGTGGGCATCGACGAACAGGATTTGCCACTGATTTTCGATCGTTTTTATCGCGTGGAAAAAAGCCGCGCACGATCCACCGGCGGCGCCGGATTGGGTTTGGCGATCACCAAAAAAATTATCGAACTGCACAACAGCGCCATCCGTGTTTCCAGCCAACGCAATGTGGGCACCACGTTTTCGTTCGATTTGGCAACGTATTGA
- a CDS encoding RNA methyltransferase, with translation MCIVEGTRLCQEALTSGWEIEAAFATEAFVKSDRWTNFEDTFQYQKIEWRTLSDGNFNKLADTDTPQGILMVMRIPETHFRRPNWQRSKFVLALEGIRDPGNMGTLIRSADWYGVDTILLSPDCVDAYNPKVLRGSMGSIFRLRVFTTENFTETLSEMKTDNFWLVAGSLSAKKILQDTHFRKPVALILGNEAHGISMETQRIADLTVKIWKFGQAESLNVGTAGSVFLHHIAGEIFERKTGK, from the coding sequence ATGTGCATCGTTGAAGGAACGCGGCTTTGCCAGGAAGCATTGACTTCCGGATGGGAAATTGAAGCCGCATTTGCCACGGAAGCATTTGTTAAATCCGACCGCTGGACCAATTTTGAGGATACGTTTCAATACCAGAAAATTGAGTGGCGCACCCTCAGCGACGGCAATTTCAACAAATTGGCTGATACCGATACGCCGCAGGGCATTTTGATGGTGATGCGCATTCCCGAAACCCATTTTCGTCGCCCGAACTGGCAGCGATCCAAATTTGTGCTGGCGCTGGAAGGCATTCGCGATCCCGGGAATATGGGCACGCTCATCCGCAGCGCGGATTGGTACGGGGTTGATACCATTTTGCTTTCACCGGATTGTGTCGATGCCTACAATCCCAAAGTGCTGCGCGGATCGATGGGTTCTATTTTCCGGCTGCGGGTTTTTACCACAGAAAATTTTACCGAAACGCTTTCCGAAATGAAAACAGATAACTTTTGGCTGGTTGCCGGTTCGCTATCCGCAAAGAAAATTTTGCAGGACACCCATTTCCGCAAACCGGTGGCGCTTATTTTGGGCAACGAGGCGCACGGTATCAGCATGGAAACCCAGCGAATTGCGGATTTAACCGTGAAAATCTGGAAGTTCGGGCAGGCGGAATCGCTGAATGTGGGCACTGCCGGATCGGTATTTTTGCACCACATCGCCGGGGAGATTTTTGAGCGGAAAACGGGAAAATAA
- a CDS encoding cyanophycin synthetase — protein sequence MNRWTGELSVGYWRVRRYLNDHRVVNTPRYDALRNQFYNELWQDTAAAMGAIIEDIGYGYSRISIGDKYTFVQGGKVQLDDHLILKIAGNKPLVYSMLTDRGYPVQPFLEYKLQSLDKAWKFIQESQTPCVVKPAAGSGAGNGITTKIRTMDQLKRASLWAGTFSRQLLIEREIAGESFRLLYLDGKLIDAVRRNPPHVTGDGKSDIRTLMLRENESRLSGKPITALCPLIVDFESELHLGSIGKKLGDVLPKGESVSVKTVSNQNRSSENETVRDIIHPSIVKTGAEISRIFKLKLSGVDVLTPDITKPLAEVGGVLGEVNTNPGLHHHYLISEPDKVAHVAQQIIAYILSQS from the coding sequence ATGAATCGATGGACAGGTGAACTTTCGGTCGGCTACTGGCGCGTGCGGCGCTACCTCAACGATCACCGGGTGGTGAACACGCCGCGATACGATGCGTTGCGCAACCAGTTTTACAACGAGCTGTGGCAGGATACCGCCGCCGCAATGGGCGCAATTATTGAAGATATTGGGTACGGTTACAGCCGCATTTCCATCGGCGATAAATACACTTTTGTGCAAGGCGGCAAAGTGCAACTGGACGATCACCTGATTTTGAAAATCGCCGGCAACAAACCACTGGTGTATTCGATGCTCACCGATCGCGGGTATCCGGTTCAGCCGTTTTTGGAATACAAGCTGCAATCGCTGGACAAAGCCTGGAAATTCATTCAGGAATCGCAGACGCCCTGTGTGGTGAAACCGGCGGCCGGCAGCGGTGCGGGAAACGGCATCACCACCAAAATCCGCACGATGGATCAGTTGAAACGCGCCTCGCTATGGGCGGGAACGTTTAGCCGCCAATTGCTGATTGAGCGGGAAATTGCCGGTGAATCGTTCCGGCTGCTGTATCTCGACGGTAAATTGATCGACGCGGTGCGCAGAAATCCGCCGCACGTCACCGGCGATGGCAAATCGGACATTCGCACGCTGATGCTCCGCGAAAATGAATCGCGATTGAGCGGGAAACCGATCACTGCGCTTTGCCCGCTGATTGTCGATTTCGAGAGCGAACTGCATCTCGGCAGCATCGGCAAAAAGCTCGGCGATGTGCTGCCGAAAGGCGAATCCGTTTCGGTGAAAACGGTGTCCAACCAGAATCGCAGCAGCGAAAACGAAACGGTTCGCGACATTATCCACCCGTCGATTGTAAAAACCGGCGCGGAAATTTCGCGAATTTTTAAATTGAAGCTGTCCGGTGTGGACGTGCTGACGCCGGACATTACCAAACCGCTGGCGGAAGTCGGCGGCGTGCTCGGCGAAGTGAACACGAATCCGGGACTGCACCACCACTATCTCATCAGCGAGCCGGACAAAGTGGCGCATGTGGCGCAGCAGATCATCGCGTATATTCTCAGTCAGTCGTAA